One part of the Betaproteobacteria bacterium genome encodes these proteins:
- a CDS encoding tetratricopeptide repeat protein yields the protein MAIYDLEEQEKLDALKGWWSDNGRTVILAVVACVAVVLAVQGWRYHERTQALEAAALYGQLLEAVQAKDVKKANDVAAELFKAHGKSGYAAMGALGAARASVDAGNLAAAKANLTWAAEHAPDAATRDIARVRLAAVLLDEKRYEEALRELDAKHADATAPLFAELKGDVLAAQGKVAEARAAYQTVLIKLPLGSSGRDLVELKLDGLGEAR from the coding sequence ATGGCGATCTACGATCTCGAAGAGCAGGAAAAGCTGGACGCCCTCAAGGGGTGGTGGAGCGACAACGGCCGCACGGTGATCCTCGCCGTCGTCGCGTGCGTGGCTGTCGTCCTCGCGGTGCAGGGATGGCGCTATCACGAGCGGACACAGGCGCTGGAGGCGGCCGCCCTGTACGGTCAGCTGCTCGAAGCCGTGCAGGCGAAGGACGTCAAGAAAGCGAACGATGTTGCGGCCGAACTCTTCAAGGCGCACGGCAAGAGCGGGTACGCGGCCATGGGTGCCCTCGGCGCGGCGCGCGCGAGTGTGGATGCGGGCAACCTTGCGGCGGCCAAGGCCAATCTCACCTGGGCCGCGGAACACGCGCCGGACGCAGCGACCCGCGACATCGCGCGCGTGCGTCTGGCCGCGGTGCTGCTCGACGAGAAGCGCTATGAGGAGGCGTTGCGCGAACTCGACGCCAAGCACGCGGATGCGACGGCGCCGCTGTTTGCTGAACTGAAGGGCGACGTGCTGGCGGCGCAGGGCAAGGTGGCCGAGGCGCGCGCGGCCTATCAGACGGTGCTCATCAAGCTGCCGCTCGGCAGCAGCGGCCGCGACCTTGTCGAACTCAAGCTCGACGGGCTGGGAGAGGCGCGATGA